Within Wyeomyia smithii strain HCP4-BCI-WySm-NY-G18 chromosome 2, ASM2978416v1, whole genome shotgun sequence, the genomic segment TGCTCTCCTCTTTTCATATATAGAGTTGTGTAGTTGTTGTGCGttatctctctggagagataTTTAAAATTccaccttgtttttttttgtaagctaGCAGTGCGAGAGAAGTTATTCTCgcagtgaaaaatattttccaacCAATGGTGATTCTATAAGGAGAAATGGCAGGTCATCGTATACTGTACACAGCACATATTCAAGATTTGACAGTGaaagcacagagaacagacgttcatcttattttcaaaagatgtgtaaaaacttgcaaccgtcatttaacagtaagtggtaatgcccccgctatgtggcgctcatGTCACTTAAAAACCAAGcacagatatcgataaaatatctaTACAgcgatatttatgcagtgcaactggggcaccacaagacagatgtcgttagtgtattaatgtatttggattcagatttttacacacgattttcaaatttatttatatgaacgtgaatgtctgttctctgtggtgaaagtaccagtaccagtaggGTGATCAGATCAACAGTTCACactagggatgtaacggatatctgcatccgcaaatgcggaacatccgcatgaaaattgacatccgcatcaacatctgcatccgtaatcacatatccgcatccgcatgtgcagatgtctgaaaaatcacatccgtaacatccctggttCACACATATCTAGTTACAGAGTGCTAACTAAATATATGTTAGATCTGCTCTGTCATattattttattgctttttgttCTTTGCACTTTATTCTGATCCACTCTGGATAGTATGATATTGCTTTATTTTCCCAACCCCCTTTTCAACCAAATACTGTAATTTACAACCATGTTCGGTCTCATGAATAAAGTTTGAGATATTTCCGAAAGATAAAATGAGTTCAAAGCAGTTATTGCTAAGAAATGATGAGCGCTGATGAAATTAACTTCGTTTTAATGTTTGTTCAAAAAATCacacactggggtcttttttcacgcgggatatttttatacgtttttttttgcaataacggGGCTTATTTCTAcgcgattcggaagattatttgtacacGGTATCTAATCTTTTGAACGCGGTACCATCAACCGCGTAAATAAAAGACATGCGTAACACTGGTGAAGGAATCTTCCAAAAAATATGGTTCAGAATAAACTGCTCGAACGGTGTTTACCCTAGGAAAAAAGTTTGTTTGAGAAGATACGGCAGTATACGGCAGTTCATATTCCTGCGACCAAGAAATAATCGCcgcccgaaaaaaaataacaacaaaagaACCTCAAAAgatgctgtaattgtacatagttataccataatttaactacgtttttcattgtaaatacatcaattttacattaaatttcattgtcaAGAACAgtgaaaaacaatgtttttgtcattttaaccGTGAAAAAaggggttgttatgtatcttaaaaGCATTTTatcaggcatttttcccatacatttagaagtcactgacaatgtttttcatggtaaaaatattgtcggtggtagatgcaacaacgaaaaacgttgttaaaacatggtaatgacaaaaatcgtttgcaagtttacagtaaaaatatcatgatttttatggttacaataaaaacattgtccgtttaAATTTGGCACAGGTTTGGCTGCATAATGTCTTTCGAAATATTTACCAATGctactcaaaatgcataaatatatttttgaacaaTATACTGATTGTTCATGCAtatatttatgcatttttaaaaaaCTATTTCGAAAGGctttttgcatccaaacctgtggtgctctagagtaaccatggtagaGAGACGGTTAATACGATATGTACTAATTGATTCATTCTTATATGATATTGAAGATAACTACAgtagtcgttttttacgcgggttgcttttctccattactcaaaacggtacaagatatcgacctcatttgcaatcacgttttccgttttaggccgcGAGTGattatatatcagttttcaaaaaaattcacaatttttggtgtaaatactcaaaatttaaaatattgcattttagtCTCTAGAGTGGCctctatcatattcaaacgaggtctatacgttttaggacggttctttgttatatttgcaactcaaaagtcttttttttacgcgggcccatacaaatttggaacgcatcccccgcgtaaaaaacgaccttagtgtatatgaaaCTTCAGTCAGTTATTTTGACAAGATTAAGATTTTTCTTTGCGTTTCTGCCACAGTTGACAATGATAAGCGGTGGCGATGGAAAGTGCACAGCCGAATTCAAGGTCGCCGAGGAACACTTGAACCGAGCTGGTGGACTGCACGGTGGTTATACAGCTACTATAGTTGACGTCGTAACAACGTATGCATTAATGACCAAGGATAACTGTCTGCCGGGCGTGTCGGTAGACATCCATTTGAGCTACTTGAAAGGAGCTCGAGAAGGTGACGAAATAGTGATCGATGCCAACACGATTCGAGCCGGAAAAAATTTGGCTTTTCTGGAGTGTGAACTGAGGCACAAACGTGATAACTCCATCATTGCCCGTGGACAGCACACCAAGTTCATTGGGACCGGAGGAGGAAAGGTCTAAATAAACATGAACATGTTTTTGTTATTAGTCAACTCGTTTATTAAACTGTTCTCCAAATGTAGGCAAATAAATAGGTtcaaaaagaattcgaaaaaaagtaaaattattaattacTCAATGTATGTCAAGCCAAACTACGAGGTTTAAATAGTTATTCTCTGACGAGATGAATCAAAGTCGGTCCGCCCGATgggcaacaaaaataaaaaaaaaaatctcttacgTAAATAAAGGAAACAAATGAAACCTGAATaagattaacaaaaaaaaaaatacattaactAAACATACATATAAGCTCGAGACTCGGTGTCGGATTCTTATGTTTTTTCTAGAGCTCACTTATTGGCAGGCCATCGAGAAATTCCTTTTTATGTTCAAAGACTGattcagacaacagcttcgccattttgatttctgtgtatttatTTTCGCACGCGATACtttattctgtttgacgttgcccagttgacgtagatactacgtgataaaacatagtaagcatgtgattttcacgtagatgttatgtttgtcacataaatcatgcaaaatgacagaaaataaatacgtacaggaaatttcacgtaacaataatgtgaaaattattttgagtgtatagCATCGTGCCAggttcaagggctaacatctcaacgtatgtgtGATCGAGATAGCATATCAAAGCCACTTCTCATACATCTTTATTTGacagctgacagcgggcacaaatgagattgagcccaggacatgagttcactGTTTTTCACTGTTATTCGGTATAGGTAGCAATACTCAGaaggagagatatgcgaagagaatgttgtgagccaaacgaagcTGTCAAAATCCTGTAATGACCCAGTAAAAGTAAACACCTCTAAGTATACTTTCTTGTTAATTGtaaatagagataagtgacttttcacctacgcacactaggaaacgtgtaaacccgtgtaaagttgcttttgtttcctccccaaactgtaaatcatcgcatcgcgttgcttcgacttttatcactttttaacacttttggtcgattatgttcagcagcttcttcctatttctgatcacgaatgaaaaaaatcattcggaaacaaatttaaaacatataatgagtgttcaactgaatatttgtccagctgctaaaaacatagtattgcaaacaaaacagccatttgtaaatattttcctcaactagtggcactaacacattcgtacgtaaaaaggtctatatcATTCACAATACTGGCAGCACGGTATGCTACCGAAAAGTAAATAAACACtcaaaataaatcgcacgctaaTCCCTTATGCTCTTTACATATGAATGCCAATCAAGAAACCTAATCATTCTATTATTTCGAtccatatcgatttttattggaatccacggtattttaacgtgttttggCACTTGACGTGGATAAGCGTTAGaatctgagtgtaaaatgattgattctggtatgcatgacatggtAAACCaaagtgtaagacacttgat encodes:
- the LOC129725699 gene encoding acyl-coenzyme A thioesterase 13-like; the protein is MSTKKGLEFLRAVSSYMTKTNGYDRCLQQLTMISGGDGKCTAEFKVAEEHLNRAGGLHGGYTATIVDVVTTYALMTKDNCLPGVSVDIHLSYLKGAREGDEIVIDANTIRAGKNLAFLECELRHKRDNSIIARGQHTKFIGTGGGKV